The nucleotide window TGAACTTCGTCCAGTCGCACGGCCCCTTCGGCACAAGCAATCACGGGTGCTCCATTTGCAGATATCACGGTCCCCGGTGTGCCGGAGCCTTCAGATAGTGCGCTGCGCAGGATCTTCACCCTTTCAGGTTTGGTGCCAAGAGTCATTTCGCACCAGGCACCGGGAAATGGCGACAATCCCCGAATGTGATTGTGAACATCGCCTGCTGTCTGTGACCAATTGATGCGCGTCTCCTGCTTTGAAAGTTTGGCAGCGTAAGTGACACCCTCTTCCGCCTGCGCCTGTTCACCAAGCGCGCCTCTTGAGAGCGCTGCTAGCGCACGCACCATAAGATCTCCGCCCAAGGCTGAGAGGTGATCATGCAGTTCACCTGCGGTCATGTTTTCGGTAATCGCAACTGACTCAGACATGCAGACCGGGCCGGTATCAAGCCCTTCTTCCATCCGCATCACCTGCACAGCGCTTTCCTTGTCACCGGCCATGATAGCCCGGTTTATCGGTGCTGCGCCGCGCCAGCGCGGCAAGAGGGAAGCGTGCAGGTTGAGGCAACCGAATTGCGGTGCGTCCAAAACCGCCTTCGGCAGCAGAAGGCCATAGGCAACGACGACCGCAACATCCGCATCAAGGCCCGCAAAACGCTCCTGTTCGTCTTCGCTCTTCAGACTGGTGGGTGTGAACACCGGGATACCAAATGATTCCGCAGCTTCGTGAACTGGAGACTTCTTGAGCTCCATTCCGCGTCCTGCCGGGCGTGGCGGCTGCGAATAGCAGGCGACCAGATCATGGCCCTGACCGACGATTTCCATCAGGGTCGGCACCGAGAAATCCGGAGTGCCCATAAAAACAACACGAAGAGACATGGGGGTCCTGAGGCTTAAAAGGATTTTGCCCCTTATTGCGTTTTGGGGCGTGCCTTGCAAGCGTTTGAGTCAGGTTGTTCAAGCGATTGCAGCGAAGGAAAGCGGCATCCCCTTACGCTGCGGGCTATGCCAGGCCGGGTAACAAAACCTTGAGACTTTCTGCCATCATTTCCATGGCAATCGCCGCCAGGATCATACCCATCAGGCGACTCATCACACTGTTTGCGGTTTGACCGATGAAGCGAGACAGAAACGGCGCAGCAAAGAAAGTCCCGACAAGCAGCGCGATTGCGGCCGACACACCCGCGACATAGGCAATTTCCTGCTCCAATCCGCTGACTTGCCCTCTGAAAATGATCATGGTCGAGATCGACCCGGGTCCGAGCAGAATTGGGACTGTCAAAGGATAGATTGCAGGATTGTCCTGTGACTTCATGTGCTCCTTTTCAGAAGTCGTACCATGATGGGCCTGCGTCTTCTGACCGCGAATGAGGTCAAGCGCAATCAACAGGATCAAAAAACCGCCGGCGAGCCTGAATGCGTCCAGCGAAATTCCGAAGACCTTCAGCACGATGTCACCACTCAGCCCAATGAAAATCGCACCGATGCTGAGACTGATCAAAAGCGTGAACGCAACCTTGCGTTCAAACGCCGGCCCCTTGTCAGCGGTCAGCGACAGGAATACCGGCAAATTGGCAATCGGGCTCATGATGGCGAAAAGCGCGGCAAAGATTTTCAGGAAGAACTCCTGATCCATATGCTTTGCCCCTTCTCATTCCCCGGAGATTAGATTCGTCCGGCCTGTTTTGCCTGTTTCGTGAATTTCTTCACGACCCGATCACGCTTCAGTTTTGACAGATAGTCAATGAACAGTTTGCCGTTCAGGTGATCGAGCTCATGCTGAATGCAAGTCGCCAAAAGGCCGTCGGCCTTGATTTCCTGTTCAGCCCCCTCCCGGTTCAGAAACTGTATTGTCACTTCAGCCGGCCGCTCAACATCCTCGAAATACTCCGGGATCGAAAGACAGCCTTCCTGATAAACCGACATGTCCTCGCTGGACCAGACGATTTTCGGGTTGATGAACACCATTGGTTCCTTAGGGGCATCTTCCTTCGCGACATCCAGCACAAAGATACGTTTCAAGATGCCGATCTGGCTGGCCGCAAGGCCGATGCCCGGGGCGTCATACATTGTTTCCAGCATGTCATCAGCAAGCGCACGGGCATCATCATCGACTGTATCGATGGGCGCGCAGATCTCGCGCAGGACCGGATCCGGAATGGTGATAATAGGGCGTATCGTCATGCGACTGACATAGGCAATCGCGCCGCGCCGGTCAACGCGGAATTCCGCTGCTCCCTAACCGTTTTCAACGCCCTTCGGCAGGGTGCTGGATGGGCCTTCCTTCCGAATCGTTCTATGTTTGTTTCATGAATGAGATCCTGTTTGAGTTTGGCGGACGTCCCGTCACGGTTCTTGAAACCGCGATCGCGGGTGGCTTGCTGCTGCTGACGCTTATTGTCTGGCTGGTCCTGAAGACCATGCGCGAAATCCGGCTGCGTGCCGAGACCGACACTGCTTCCGCGGAACGCATCCACGAACTTGAAAGTCATTTGTCTCAATTGCTGAAAAGCCAGGGTGAGATGACCGGGCGCATGCAGACAATGGCAGAAGTCTTCGGGTCGCGGCAATCGGACATGATGCGCGCCGTCAACGAACGACTCGACGGCATGGGTCACAAACTTGGACTTTCCATGGCCGATACCAGCAAGCAGACGCAGGAAGGCTTGCGCCATGTACACGAACGGCTGGCCGTCATCGACCGCGCCCAGCGGACGATTACCGACCTGTCCGGTCAGGTCGGCCAATTGCAGGCGATTTTGTCCAGCAAGCAGACGCGAGGTGCTTTTGGGCAAGGTCGAATGGAGGCCATCATTCAGGACCAGATGGCACCCAGCACCTATTCGTTTCAGGCAACTCTTTCCAACAACAGCCGTCCGGACTGTCTGATCCACATGCCGAACGGGGCCCCTTCCCTTGCCGTTGACGCAAAGTTCCCGTTGGAGGCCTTCAACCTGCTCCGCAAAGCGGAAAGCGACGATCAGCTCAAATATGCACAAGCCCAGTTTCGACGAGACTTTTCAAAGCATATTCAGGATATCGGCGAAAAATATCTCTTGCCTGGGGAAACCCAGGACACAGCGTTTTTGTTCGTGCCTTCGGAGAGCGTCTTTGCGGAACTGAACGAAAGCTTTGAGGACCTCGTCCAGAAAGCGCACCGGGCACGAGTGGTGATCGTATCACCATCTTTGCTCATGCTGTCGATCCAGGTCATACAATCGGTCCTGCGCGACGCGAAAATGCGGGAACAAGCACACCTCATTCAAGCCGAGGTTGGACACCTGATCGCCGATGTCAGCAGATTGAATGACCGGGTTGGCAAGCTTCAGTCCCACTTTGCGCAGGCAAACAAGGACATCGATCAGATCCTTATTTCAACCGACAAGATCTCCAAGCGCAGCCGCAAGATTGAAGACCTGGAACTCGGTGAGCCTGAAGGCAAAGGCCAGGATGTTTCCGCATCCGAGCCCCAGTTGGCGTTAACGCCCAAATCATGACAACTTGTTTCGGGTCTATACCTGTTGGCCTTGAAACGTAAACTGGCCAACCTCCGCGCGTCCCTTGAGCCTGCATGCCGAGAGCACAAGCCCGACCTCAGTGCGGTTTTTCACGTCCCATCATAGGAGTGGTCCATGCCCGTAACACTGCCAATGGATGTTTCCCAAACTGAGCCGCCGACCACTTTTTCGCCGCCTCAACAAGCACTCTGGTGGCTGAAGAAAGGAGCGCTTGTGCTGGGCCCTGAATGGGAAAAAGCGCATGGAATCTGTCAAGCCTCGGAAGGGGAAGCCGCGCATGACTGGGTCCATGGATTGTGCCATCTGATCGAAAACGACCCTGGAAATGCAGCTTATTGGTTTCGCCGCGCCGGTCGACCAAACAGCACCAATGACATCGCCGCGCTTTGGCAGGAAATTGCGGAATCGATTTGATCTGGCGCTGAAAATGGGGCGCTCCGGATAAGCTATTCAGACCCGACCGCCGGCAAGCGCCGCGCGCGCGTGATTGCTCCCCATTCGGTGTCCGCAATCCTTTTGATGGCCTGATCCATTGGTTCATGGGAAACGGTCATTGTGTTTCCGTTTGCATGCAGCAAGACGTTGGGGCCGGCCACAATACCGACATGACCGCGCCAGAAAATCAGGTCCCCTCGCCGGAACGCCGACGGATCTTCATGAGGGATCTCTTCGCCGACTTCAACTTCCTGCATGTCACTGTCTCGTGGAGTATCTATGCCGGCTGTTTGTGCCGCCAACTGGACCAATGCCGAGCAATCAAGTCCCAGACTTGTCCGCCCACCCCAAAGGTATGGTGTGCCGAGAAACTCCTCTGCAGCAGCGACCCAGTCACCGTCCCGTGCATCAAGCGGAACCAGATGCTTTGCAACGACCGCGGACCCATCACTCAGGAGAGCGTAATTCAGTCCCCGCGTTACTGCCTCGCCGACAACAGTGACCAGCGACCCCATCGACAGGAACCCGAGCTGCGGAAACTTCAAGTCTGGACCCGGGTACCGGAATGTGCGCAAGGCCCGCACGCGGTGGGTTGCCGCTTTGATTGGTCCAATGCCGTCCGATGAAAACCAGCCGACATATCCATCAGTGTCCAATTGCCCCCAAGCCCAGCCTTCGGTCGTTTGCTCGAACACTGTTACCCACTCACCGCATAGAGCTTCGGTGTCAATCGAGCGGTCAAACCTGGGATCTGCCCGAAAGGCCAGTCGGTCCGCCGTTACTTGAAAGATCTCTCCTTCGACGAACCGGTCCACCTGCACACGGCCGTCATAGTCAATTGAGGCAAGGTCAGGCCGGACAGGATGTCGGCGGCGATCAAGGGTCTCATTCATAGTTTCTCAACACGGGCCAGAATTCAAAAATTCAGCGAGGCAGTTCCTGCGCCTTTTCAACCACAAGATCTCCAAGCTGCTCCAAATAAAGCGCGCCTTCAACCGTACGGGTGATAATTACATTGCGTTTGTCGGCTTCGTCCCGCTTCCGCGAGAGAAGGCGCATGCCGCCCAGCGTGTCGAGTGCACGCGTGATGGCCGGCTTCGTGACATTCAGTTTCGCTGCAAGTCCGCGCACTGTATGCGGAGGCGGTTCCAGATAAACGGTGAGCAAGATCGTCATCTGGCGCGCAGACAAGTCCTGTTCGCTGTCGCGAACCAGCGCCAGATTGACTTCATGCAGCAATTTCAGCGCTTGCGACGCGCGAATTTCGACAGCCATGGATCAATGGTTCCATCCCGTTACCACAACCATAAGCGCACAAAAACGTTTCGGAGCCGTTATTTTGCAGATGCAAACTTTTCGGTGATCAGGTCGAACAGACACCTGATACCCTGAGCCTCGCCACCTGTTGGTCTTCCCGGTTTTTCCATTGGCGTCCAGCCGTAGATGTCAAAATGGATCCAGCTTTCGGTGTTTTCGACAAAGCGGGACAGGAACAGCGCTGCTGTGATCGAACCGGCAAAGCCGGTCCCGACCGTGTTTATATGATTGATATCGGCGATCTTGCTGTCGAGATATTTCAGATATGGCTTCCAGAGCGGGAGCCGCCACAACGGGTCACTGGCTGCTTCCGCGAAAACAGACACATCCTCGGCGAGTTCCTCATCGTCGGTGAAATAGGGCGGTAAATCAGGCCCAAGGGCAACGCGTGCAGCTCCCGTCAGCGTTGCCATATCGACAAGAAGATCGGGCTTTTCTTCATCTGCCAGGGTTAACGCGTCACCGAGCACCAGCCGGCCCTCAGCGTCTGTATTGCCGATTTCAACCGAGAGGCCCTTTCGACTTTGCAGAATGTCGCCCGGCCGGAACGCCGAACCAGAGACTGCATTTTCGACACAGGGGATGATCACCCGAAGTCTGACAGGTAGCTTGGCACCCATGATCATGGATGCCAGTCCGAGCACATTCGCACCGCCGCCCATATCTTTTTTCATCAAGCTCATTGAAGAGCCGGGTTTCAGGTTCAATCCACCCGTATCGAAAATCACACCTTTGCCAACAAGTGTAACCTTGGGATCATCCTCCCGACCCCAACTGAAATCGGCAAGGCAGGGCACGCGTGAACTGGCCCGACCAACGGCATGTACCATTGGGAAGCCTTCCTCAAGCAGGTCGTCACCGATGACAATCCGTCCGCTACCGCCATGCGCTTCAAAAAGATCAGCTGCTGACTTTGCAAGCTCCTCTGGACCCAAATCGTTAGCCGGTGTGTTGATCAGGTCACGGGTCAGTTGAACCCCATCGAGGATGGTTCCGATTCGCTCCAGATCAATATCGTCGGGAACTGCAAGACGTCGTTCCTTTGCGTCTTTGCTGCGATATCGGGCAAATGAATAGCTGGAGAGTGCAAACCCAAGAGCTGCCTGCTCGGGATCCGGAAAGCCATCCGCCAGATGGTAGTCTCCCTCGGGAAGCGTTTTTGCCAGACTTCCCAGTGCCAGGGCTTGTGGCAGGCCTGCTTCCAAGACGCCGAACAATACAGCTGCAAATCCGCCATTTAGAGACGGCACGAGCAGAACAGTAGATGCTTTTCCGGCGAAATCGTTGGCTTCGCACCAGCCTCGCGCCTGGTCCCCCAACTTGGCCAGAATGCCGGGCAGGCTTTCCTCTGTGACCGCGATGATAGGGGTTGAGGTTTCAACTTCGCTTTTGCGAACGAGGCACTGGCGCACGTCTGGCACTCCGAAATTTGAGACAGGTCTTCAACAACAAGACCTAGGACGATGAGGACGCGGGCGCAACATCGTGCACCAAAGGATTGGCATTTTCGCATTTCGCAACGCCGCTTAACCATCCATTAGGGTTAATTATCTATTTCTCATGAGGAACGAGAATGCTGCGGACAACAAGGATGTTGAAGATGCACGCGCCCAGAACCGGATCCGTAAAACGACGCTCACGCCTGAATGCCACACTGTTGGCAATGACTGCGGTTGTGCTGCTTGCGGGATGTGCGTCCAACAAGTCCAACACAGGAACGCACTCACCTGCCACAGGTGGTCATTACACAACACCAGGCTCAGGTTCCGCTCGGGCTGCCGTTACCAAATGGTCGAAAGCCTACGAAAAGGACCGGAAGAATCGAACAGCGATTCTCGGGTATTCCAACGCCCTCAGTCAGAATGGCCAGATGCCGCAGGCGATGGCGGTGCTGCGTGGGGGCGTGATAGCCCATCCCAAAGATCGGGAAATCGCGTCGGCCTACGGCAAAGTTCTGGCGATGAACGGTCGGTTCAGCGAAGCACTCAATGTTTTGCAAGGTGCGCAGCAACCAGCAACACCGGATTGGAAGCTGATGTCCGCACAGGCGGCGATCTATGATCAGACCGGTGAACACGCAAAGGCACGCAGCCTTTACAAACAAGCGTTGAAGATCGCGCCCGATGATCCGACCCTGCTCAACAATCTCGGACTTTCCTATCTGCTTTCCAACGAGCTGCCGGACGCAGAATATACACTGCGCCGCGCCTCAACCTTGCCAGGCGCAGACAGCCGCGTTCGGCAGAACCTGGCACTGGTGCTTGGCATTCAAGGAAAGTACGACGAAGCCATTCAAGTCGCCCAAGCGGAACTGGATCCGCGGCAGGCTCAGGCCAACATCGCCTATCTTCAGGAAATGATGAAAAAGCGACAGGGCTAGGCGGAGAGCCTCCCACGAACATGTTTTAGGCTTATGCCGGGAATGGGCGTCCGATATCGGGCGCCCTTTCTGCTTTTCGAACCTGGCTATCAAATGGTGTGTTCAGCAAATCCGCATCTGCGCGGGTGTTCCGCAAAACCGAATACAAGTTTACTCATCAGATTGCCTGCCTAGAAGGAGGATGCTTCGCAACGTTGTTAGCAAGAGTTGAGACGAGCAACTCAGCCCAATGCAAAAGAGGCACGTTCCAACTCAAGTGGAACGCGCCTCGCAGAGTTCAGAAGGTCGAAGGCCTGATGGCTACTCGGAGAAGGTTTCGATAACCTGGATTACAGCTGGTCCCATGATGATAAGGAACAGGACCGGCAGGAAGAACATGATCATTGGAACCGTCAGCTTCGGCGGCAGGGACGCAGCTTTCTGCTCTGCCAACTGCATGCGTTGTTCGCGTGTATCGTCTGCCATCGTGCGCAGTGCGGTCCCAATCGGTGTCCCGTAACGCTCAGCCTGTATAAGCGCCATCATCACGTTTTTCACACCGTCAACGCCTGTTCTCTTTGCAAGGTTTTCGTAGGCAATGCGGCGGTCGCTCAAATAAGAGAGTTCTGCGGTCGTGAGCGTCAATTCCTCTGCCAACTCAACGGACTGGACGCCGACTTCCTCCGCAACACGCTTGAAGCCCTCTTCGATGGACATACCGGACTCGACGCAGATCAGCATCAAGTCGAGCGCATCCGGCCAAGCGCGTTGAATTATGAGCTTACGTTTGTCGATCTTGTTTTTGAGATAAATATTGGGCGCAAATGCTCCGACACCGGCAAACGCGATGCAAAAACAAAGTTTTGAGAATGCCGGCAACGTGTCCGGCATGATCACAAATGCATAGAAGGTCGCAAACACGAAAATAACGAGCGGCAGCGCAATTCGAGCAGTCAGGAAGTAATAAAGCGGTGCAGAACCACGATAGCCCGCCATTCTTAGGTTCTGGATCGTGTTCTCATCTGAAAGCATTTCCTTCAGATTCAAGCGGTCAACCAGGCTCTTCATTTGTGCTTTTGGCTGGTTGCGCAATGCTGCTTTCGCATCACCTTGACCTGCCTGAAGACGGGCACGCTCACGCGCGCGCATCTGATCTCGCTCCAATGCAACCGACTTCATGCGTGATTTCAGGGTGTCACGCGAAAGGAGCGGCATCACAAGAGAGAAAATCGTGCCCGTGACCGCGATCATAGCGAGGACAGCGGCGGCAAATTGCGTCGAAACGATTGTATCAAGGTCCATGCCGACGCCCCTAGAAATCGAAGTTGATCATCTGCCGCATGACCATGATGCCTGTAAACATCCATATCAGGCCGCCGGCAATGATGATGTTGCCTGTTGTTGTTTCAAAAAGGATCATCACGTAATTGGGTGCGATGAAATAGATGATGCCGCCGACGAAAAACGGCAACGAACCGATAATCGCAGCAGAAGACTTCGCTTCCGCACTGAGTGCCTTGATTTTCCGCTTCATTGCCTTGCGACCACGCAGAACCCTGGACAGGTTGCTGAGTGCCTCCGCCAGTCCACCACCGGCTTTTTGCTGGATCGCGACCACGATGGCGAAGAAATTTGCTTCCGCAACAGGCACGCGATCCGGCAATCTGCCGACAGCCTCGCCAAGTGAAATCCCCATCACCTGGGTTTCCGTAATCTTTCGGAATTCAGTGGCAACCGGCTCGCGCGCTTCCCTTGCCACAACTTTGATGCAGTCGCTCAACGGAAGGCCTGCTTTCACACCGCGGACAATAATATCCACACCGTTTGGCAATTCATCCAGAAACGCGTTGAACCGACGCTTGCGTTTGTTACCGATATACCAGCGCGGAAAACCGAGCAGTCCGGCAAAGGCAAATGCAATCCCGATCCAAAGATTCCCCGAAGCAATTAAGGAAACCACGAAGAATATCAGGCTAGAAATAATGCTGAAAATAATGAAGTGTTTCATTTCCCAGCTTAAACCAGCCTGCTCCATCAAGACTTTGAGCGAGACTTTTTGTTGTTTGTCCTGTTTGGCCTTTTGGCGGTCTTCAAAGTCTTTCAACTGATCCTGAATGGATCTCTTGCGCCGATCCGTGTCGCGCGCCTGACTGCGTTGGTTTTCATTTTGAGGCCGTGTTGCTACGGCTTCTATACGCTGGTCGCGCTTCTTGCTGCCGGAAAGCGTTGGCTGAAACAGGCTATAAATGATCCCGCCAACCGCGAACATGACGAGCAGTGCAACGGCGATACCGGTGACTTCGGGCGTAAGAAATTCTTCAAGTCCAGACATAGACAGTATTCCGTTACCTATTCGGGCATTTCCGCCGCATCCAGCGCCTGGGCCAAACGACTTTCTTCGCCAAAGTACCTTGCGCGTTCCCAGAATTTCGGGCGGCCGATTCCAGTTGAACGGTGGCGGCCAATGATGTTGCCGTTCGGATCCTCACCAATCATGTCGTAGAGGAAGACGTCCTGAGTGGTGATGATGTCCCCTTCCATTCCCATGACTTCGGTCACATGGGTGATACGACGAGACCCATCACGCAGGCGCGCTGCCTGAACGACAACGTCAATCGAGGATACAATCATTTCCCGAAGAGTTCGGGACGGGAGCGAGAAGCCACCCATTGTGATCATGGACTCAAGTCTCGACAGCGCCTCACGTGGTGAGTTGGCGTGCAACGTACCCATTGAACCATCGTGACCGGTGTTCATGGCCTGCAAGAGGTCAAACGCCTCTGGGCCACGAACCTCACCCACGATGATGCGTTCTGGGCGCATACGCAGGCAGTTCTTCACAAGGTCGCGCATTGTGATCTCGCCTTCACCTTCAAGGTTTGGCGGACGCGTCTCCAGGCGAACAACATGAGGCTGCTGCAGCTGCAACTCGGCAGAATCTTCACAAGTGATGATGCGTTCTGTATTTTCGATATACGCGGTCAGGCAATTGAGCAGCGTGGTTTTACCTGACCCCGTACCACCCGAAATCAAGACGTTACATCGTGACCGCCCAATGATTTGTAGGATCGTCGAACCTTCGGGCGTAATTGACCCAAATTTTGTCAACTGATCGAGGGTGAGTTTGTCCCGCTTGAACTTACGAATGGTGAGTGCAGGTCCATCGATTGCCAGTGGCGGGGCGATGACGTTAACACGAGAACCATCAGGCAGACGGGCGTCACAGATCGGACTTGAGTCGTCCACGCGGCGACCAACCTGGCTCACAATCCGCTGACAAATGTTCATCAGCTGAGCGTTGTCGCGGAAGGAAACGCCGGTCTGCTCCACCTTGCCCTGTGTTTCGATGTAGACGGTTTGAGCGCCGTTGACCATGATATCGGCGATGTCGTCACGCGCCAAGAGTGGTTCAAGCGGTCCATAGCCCAGAACATCGTTACAGATGTCTTCCAGCAGGTCTTCCTGCTCGGAAATCGACATGACCACGTTCTTGAGCGCAATGATGTCATTTACGACATCTCGAATTTCGTCACGCGCATCTTCCGCGTCCAACCTGGCCAGTTGAGACAGGTCGATCGCCTCTACCAAAGCATTGAATATTTGTGCCTTGGTTTCGTAATACTCGCTGTTTTTCTTCCGCGCTTGGGGTGCCGG belongs to Roseibium porphyridii and includes:
- the def gene encoding peptide deformylase — translated: MTIRPIITIPDPVLREICAPIDTVDDDARALADDMLETMYDAPGIGLAASQIGILKRIFVLDVAKEDAPKEPMVFINPKIVWSSEDMSVYQEGCLSIPEYFEDVERPAEVTIQFLNREGAEQEIKADGLLATCIQHELDHLNGKLFIDYLSKLKRDRVVKKFTKQAKQAGRI
- a CDS encoding MarR family transcriptional regulator, with product MAVEIRASQALKLLHEVNLALVRDSEQDLSARQMTILLTVYLEPPPHTVRGLAAKLNVTKPAITRALDTLGGMRLLSRKRDEADKRNVIITRTVEGALYLEQLGDLVVEKAQELPR
- the fmt gene encoding methionyl-tRNA formyltransferase — encoded protein: MSLRVVFMGTPDFSVPTLMEIVGQGHDLVACYSQPPRPAGRGMELKKSPVHEAAESFGIPVFTPTSLKSEDEQERFAGLDADVAVVVAYGLLLPKAVLDAPQFGCLNLHASLLPRWRGAAPINRAIMAGDKESAVQVMRMEEGLDTGPVCMSESVAITENMTAGELHDHLSALGGDLMVRALAALSRGALGEQAQAEEGVTYAAKLSKQETRINWSQTAGDVHNHIRGLSPFPGAWCEMTLGTKPERVKILRSALSEGSGTPGTVISANGAPVIACAEGAVRLDEVQRAGKRPMSGEDFLRGVSLSEGVVLD
- a CDS encoding MarC family protein, with translation MDQEFFLKIFAALFAIMSPIANLPVFLSLTADKGPAFERKVAFTLLISLSIGAIFIGLSGDIVLKVFGISLDAFRLAGGFLILLIALDLIRGQKTQAHHGTTSEKEHMKSQDNPAIYPLTVPILLGPGSISTMIIFRGQVSGLEQEIAYVAGVSAAIALLVGTFFAAPFLSRFIGQTANSVMSRLMGMILAAIAMEMMAESLKVLLPGLA
- a CDS encoding NlpC/P60 family protein, which encodes MNETLDRRRHPVRPDLASIDYDGRVQVDRFVEGEIFQVTADRLAFRADPRFDRSIDTEALCGEWVTVFEQTTEGWAWGQLDTDGYVGWFSSDGIGPIKAATHRVRALRTFRYPGPDLKFPQLGFLSMGSLVTVVGEAVTRGLNYALLSDGSAVVAKHLVPLDARDGDWVAAAEEFLGTPYLWGGRTSLGLDCSALVQLAAQTAGIDTPRDSDMQEVEVGEEIPHEDPSAFRRGDLIFWRGHVGIVAGPNVLLHANGNTMTVSHEPMDQAIKRIADTEWGAITRARRLPAVGSE
- a CDS encoding DNA recombination protein RmuC, whose amino-acid sequence is MGLPSESFYVCFMNEILFEFGGRPVTVLETAIAGGLLLLTLIVWLVLKTMREIRLRAETDTASAERIHELESHLSQLLKSQGEMTGRMQTMAEVFGSRQSDMMRAVNERLDGMGHKLGLSMADTSKQTQEGLRHVHERLAVIDRAQRTITDLSGQVGQLQAILSSKQTRGAFGQGRMEAIIQDQMAPSTYSFQATLSNNSRPDCLIHMPNGAPSLAVDAKFPLEAFNLLRKAESDDQLKYAQAQFRRDFSKHIQDIGEKYLLPGETQDTAFLFVPSESVFAELNESFEDLVQKAHRARVVIVSPSLLMLSIQVIQSVLRDAKMREQAHLIQAEVGHLIADVSRLNDRVGKLQSHFAQANKDIDQILISTDKISKRSRKIEDLELGEPEGKGQDVSASEPQLALTPKS
- a CDS encoding tetratricopeptide repeat protein; its protein translation is MHAPRTGSVKRRSRLNATLLAMTAVVLLAGCASNKSNTGTHSPATGGHYTTPGSGSARAAVTKWSKAYEKDRKNRTAILGYSNALSQNGQMPQAMAVLRGGVIAHPKDREIASAYGKVLAMNGRFSEALNVLQGAQQPATPDWKLMSAQAAIYDQTGEHAKARSLYKQALKIAPDDPTLLNNLGLSYLLSNELPDAEYTLRRASTLPGADSRVRQNLALVLGIQGKYDEAIQVAQAELDPRQAQANIAYLQEMMKKRQG
- a CDS encoding leucyl aminopeptidase family protein → MRQCLVRKSEVETSTPIIAVTEESLPGILAKLGDQARGWCEANDFAGKASTVLLVPSLNGGFAAVLFGVLEAGLPQALALGSLAKTLPEGDYHLADGFPDPEQAALGFALSSYSFARYRSKDAKERRLAVPDDIDLERIGTILDGVQLTRDLINTPANDLGPEELAKSAADLFEAHGGSGRIVIGDDLLEEGFPMVHAVGRASSRVPCLADFSWGREDDPKVTLVGKGVIFDTGGLNLKPGSSMSLMKKDMGGGANVLGLASMIMGAKLPVRLRVIIPCVENAVSGSAFRPGDILQSRKGLSVEIGNTDAEGRLVLGDALTLADEEKPDLLVDMATLTGAARVALGPDLPPYFTDDEELAEDVSVFAEAASDPLWRLPLWKPYLKYLDSKIADINHINTVGTGFAGSITAALFLSRFVENTESWIHFDIYGWTPMEKPGRPTGGEAQGIRCLFDLITEKFASAK
- a CDS encoding CpaF family protein codes for the protein MFGRRGSSSSGPQTLRPAGVPGLQETPVPAQETARAEEPAPLKVQAEPAAQPAAAAAPPPPPPEPAQPAPQARKKNSEYYETKAQIFNALVEAIDLSQLARLDAEDARDEIRDVVNDIIALKNVVMSISEQEDLLEDICNDVLGYGPLEPLLARDDIADIMVNGAQTVYIETQGKVEQTGVSFRDNAQLMNICQRIVSQVGRRVDDSSPICDARLPDGSRVNVIAPPLAIDGPALTIRKFKRDKLTLDQLTKFGSITPEGSTILQIIGRSRCNVLISGGTGSGKTTLLNCLTAYIENTERIITCEDSAELQLQQPHVVRLETRPPNLEGEGEITMRDLVKNCLRMRPERIIVGEVRGPEAFDLLQAMNTGHDGSMGTLHANSPREALSRLESMITMGGFSLPSRTLREMIVSSIDVVVQAARLRDGSRRITHVTEVMGMEGDIITTQDVFLYDMIGEDPNGNIIGRHRSTGIGRPKFWERARYFGEESRLAQALDAAEMPE
- a CDS encoding type II secretion system F family protein; the encoded protein is MSGLEEFLTPEVTGIAVALLVMFAVGGIIYSLFQPTLSGSKKRDQRIEAVATRPQNENQRSQARDTDRRKRSIQDQLKDFEDRQKAKQDKQQKVSLKVLMEQAGLSWEMKHFIIFSIISSLIFFVVSLIASGNLWIGIAFAFAGLLGFPRWYIGNKRKRRFNAFLDELPNGVDIIVRGVKAGLPLSDCIKVVAREAREPVATEFRKITETQVMGISLGEAVGRLPDRVPVAEANFFAIVVAIQQKAGGGLAEALSNLSRVLRGRKAMKRKIKALSAEAKSSAAIIGSLPFFVGGIIYFIAPNYVMILFETTTGNIIIAGGLIWMFTGIMVMRQMINFDF
- a CDS encoding type II secretion system F family protein yields the protein MDLDTIVSTQFAAAVLAMIAVTGTIFSLVMPLLSRDTLKSRMKSVALERDQMRARERARLQAGQGDAKAALRNQPKAQMKSLVDRLNLKEMLSDENTIQNLRMAGYRGSAPLYYFLTARIALPLVIFVFATFYAFVIMPDTLPAFSKLCFCIAFAGVGAFAPNIYLKNKIDKRKLIIQRAWPDALDLMLICVESGMSIEEGFKRVAEEVGVQSVELAEELTLTTAELSYLSDRRIAYENLAKRTGVDGVKNVMMALIQAERYGTPIGTALRTMADDTREQRMQLAEQKAASLPPKLTVPMIMFFLPVLFLIIMGPAVIQVIETFSE